A portion of the Acidisarcina polymorpha genome contains these proteins:
- a CDS encoding alpha-glucuronidase family glycosyl hydrolase, with amino-acid sequence MRLFVRLSALAILLTGCGVWAEDGSAAWLRYAPVEAAKYEGVPSRIVVLGNSVVERAAGAELAKGLSAMLARPFTWSVQPFQFGAASTNAILLGSYRSLGDHTMDEASSSMPGTDRYSIRFSRQRGSHRVLIAGSSPQAELYGAFHLLEEIGADRVIPEHETQVASAAIRWTDEWDNLDGTIERGYAGPSFFFKDGHVLQDLTRASDYARLLSSVGINGCNVNNVNADLDLLSSEHLREYARIADAFRPWGVKLALSVDLTAPQIVGGLPSFDPLDPTVVAWWKQKVDEIYTLIPDFGGFTVKADSEGRLGPSKYGRSPADAANVLARALAPHGGVVLYRGFVYNNHLDWRDPKADRARAGVDNFVRFDGQFDSNVVIQIKEGPIDFQAREPVSPLFAALRQTNMAIELQTSQEYTGQQRHMIWLPSMWKWVLDTDLQADNRHTPVKQIVEGRSFPRPDGKSRLGGFISVTNAGAEANWLHHPMAMANLYGFGKLAWNPDEPLSSIIDTWTRLTWGNDPRVDQVIDALQLHSWQVYEGYTGPNGMGTLTNILGYHFGPGIESAERNGWGQWFRGEKDGIGMDRTAAGTGFAQQYPPSLAAKYDSIESCPENLLLFFHHVPYDHRLRSGKTLVQSIYDTHYLSARAAGEYVPQWMTLKGLVDDDRYQLVLRLFTFQAGHAIVWRDAIDDWFYWRSQIADVHGRVGNHSGRIEAETMATEGYQPVEVTPWETASGGKAVVCRLNSGCSLSAVITQPAGRYNVAVQYFDLWRGISNYQLLVNGKGVSRWAGDDTLPPAQFDPHLDGQTSTRFTVQDVWLKPGDTLMLKGTPDLRDDLNRSSKEAASPGAIEAHTLEQRDYRELAPVDYIQLGPNGAMTPQE; translated from the coding sequence ATGCGACTTTTTGTTCGCCTCAGCGCACTCGCGATCCTACTTACAGGGTGCGGGGTTTGGGCTGAAGATGGATCTGCCGCGTGGCTTCGGTATGCACCGGTAGAAGCCGCCAAGTACGAGGGAGTACCCTCCCGCATCGTTGTGCTGGGGAACTCTGTTGTTGAGCGCGCCGCCGGGGCCGAACTTGCCAAGGGACTGAGTGCGATGTTGGCGCGTCCCTTTACCTGGAGCGTTCAACCATTCCAGTTCGGCGCCGCGAGTACAAATGCGATTCTGTTAGGTTCTTACCGCTCGCTCGGGGATCACACGATGGACGAGGCATCCTCATCCATGCCCGGCACTGACCGATACAGCATCCGCTTCTCACGCCAGCGAGGCAGTCATCGGGTATTGATCGCCGGCAGCTCTCCTCAAGCCGAGCTTTACGGGGCCTTCCATCTGCTGGAAGAGATCGGCGCCGATCGAGTGATACCAGAGCACGAGACGCAGGTTGCATCCGCCGCAATCCGTTGGACTGATGAGTGGGACAATCTCGACGGAACCATCGAGCGGGGCTATGCTGGTCCTTCATTTTTTTTTAAAGATGGACACGTACTGCAGGACCTAACGCGGGCTTCAGACTATGCTCGCCTCTTATCGTCGGTTGGCATCAATGGATGCAACGTTAACAACGTGAATGCGGATCTTGATCTGCTCAGCTCGGAACACCTGAGGGAATATGCGCGTATTGCCGACGCCTTCCGTCCCTGGGGAGTGAAGCTTGCATTAAGTGTCGACCTCACCGCGCCCCAGATCGTCGGTGGGCTGCCGAGCTTTGATCCTCTCGATCCAACTGTGGTCGCTTGGTGGAAACAAAAGGTGGATGAGATCTACACCCTCATCCCCGACTTCGGAGGGTTTACTGTCAAGGCTGATTCTGAAGGCCGGTTGGGTCCCTCTAAGTATGGACGATCCCCGGCCGATGCGGCCAATGTGCTGGCGCGTGCCTTAGCGCCGCATGGCGGAGTGGTGCTTTACCGAGGCTTCGTTTACAACAACCATCTCGATTGGCGTGATCCAAAAGCCGACCGCGCCCGGGCTGGGGTCGACAATTTTGTTCGCTTCGATGGCCAGTTTGATTCCAATGTCGTGATCCAGATCAAAGAGGGCCCCATCGATTTTCAGGCCCGCGAACCGGTGAGCCCTCTCTTCGCCGCATTGCGCCAGACCAACATGGCAATTGAGCTGCAGACCTCCCAGGAGTACACCGGGCAGCAACGCCACATGATATGGCTGCCGAGCATGTGGAAGTGGGTGCTGGATACGGACCTACAGGCGGACAACCGCCATACTCCAGTTAAGCAGATCGTGGAGGGCCGGAGCTTTCCGCGCCCAGACGGAAAGTCCCGGCTGGGAGGCTTCATCTCCGTCACGAACGCCGGCGCAGAAGCCAATTGGCTGCACCATCCCATGGCCATGGCCAACCTCTATGGATTTGGGAAGCTGGCCTGGAATCCGGACGAGCCGTTAAGCAGCATCATCGACACTTGGACTCGACTAACCTGGGGCAATGATCCACGCGTGGATCAAGTCATCGATGCTTTGCAGTTGCATAGTTGGCAGGTGTATGAGGGCTACACCGGTCCGAATGGAATGGGAACCTTGACCAACATACTTGGCTACCACTTTGGCCCGGGCATTGAATCGGCGGAACGCAATGGATGGGGGCAATGGTTTCGAGGAGAAAAGGATGGAATCGGCATGGATCGTACCGCAGCAGGAACCGGGTTTGCCCAGCAATATCCGCCGTCGCTGGCGGCGAAGTATGACTCCATCGAGAGCTGTCCAGAGAATCTCCTGCTGTTCTTCCATCACGTTCCCTATGACCACAGACTTCGCAGTGGTAAAACTCTGGTGCAGTCGATCTATGACACGCATTATCTGAGCGCCCGTGCGGCCGGGGAGTATGTTCCCCAATGGATGACCTTAAAGGGGCTTGTTGATGATGATCGTTATCAATTGGTGCTGCGGCTCTTCACCTTTCAGGCTGGCCACGCGATTGTTTGGAGAGATGCTATTGACGACTGGTTCTATTGGCGCTCGCAAATTGCCGATGTCCATGGGCGTGTGGGGAACCACTCCGGTCGAATTGAGGCAGAGACCATGGCGACCGAGGGCTATCAACCGGTAGAGGTAACGCCATGGGAAACCGCGTCGGGAGGCAAAGCGGTCGTATGCCGCTTGAATTCAGGATGTTCTCTAAGTGCAGTGATCACTCAACCAGCAGGACGCTACAATGTCGCCGTGCAGTATTTCGATCTCTGGCGCGGTATCTCGAATTATCAGTTGCTTGTCAATGGAAAGGGCGTCTCTCGGTGGGCGGGAGATGATACGCTCCCGCCGGCACAGTTCGACCCTCATCTGGATGGCCAGACCTCGACGCGCTTCACCGTTCAGGATGTCTGGCTCAAGCCAGGCGACACGCTGATGCTGAAGGGTACCCCCGATCTTCGCGACGATCTTAATCGGTCTAGCAAGGAGGCGGCATCTCCAGGCGCCATCGAGGCGCACACGCTCGAGCAGCGAGACTACCGGGAGTTAGCTCCGGTCGACTACATCCAACTTGGGCCAAATGGCGCAATGACACCGCAGGAATAA
- a CDS encoding acetylxylan esterase produces the protein MPCSLKAFFLSLSVACSLMTSRATLAQRPEATVSADQDHQDMMDQLGIKALRAGPSGDEKAPNHANYDESKANPYPNLPDPLTRNDGAKVVTAKVWWQVRRPELVEMFEKYVYGRVPNNAPKVTWTVTTVDREMIGFTPVVAKDIVGVVDNSSDPSIKVKIHMTLVTPTRAKGSVPVLMMFARAGFPAPNEPTGDELDRVNTAWKALLIRQDPSLKEVFENHPAWQAVKATPFQPPQLNADGDPPNTWQLVAAGWGFVLFDPASVQADDGAGLRAGIIGLVNQGKPRKPEDWGALRAWAWGAARGLDYLETDPAVDAKHVGIEGVSRYGKAALVTMAFDQRFAMVLVGSSGKGGATLLRRNFGEAVESLTGSEYYWMAGNFLKYGASEATFGSSTPGDIPVDSNELIALCAPRPTFISYGIPEKGDAKWLDHEGSFMAAVDASRVFVLLGARGLDVGGDYHSAKMPPFNQGLLEGELAWRQHDGGHTDAPNMKYFIQWAGKYIGTHQPPS, from the coding sequence GTGCCCTGTTCCCTCAAGGCGTTTTTTTTATCGCTATCTGTGGCATGTTCGCTCATGACTTCGCGGGCGACGCTGGCGCAGCGTCCAGAAGCTACTGTTTCCGCCGACCAGGACCATCAAGACATGATGGACCAGCTGGGAATCAAAGCCTTGAGGGCTGGGCCTAGCGGCGACGAAAAGGCGCCGAACCATGCCAATTACGATGAATCCAAAGCCAATCCATATCCTAATCTGCCCGATCCGCTCACACGAAACGACGGAGCAAAGGTGGTAACGGCGAAGGTTTGGTGGCAAGTACGCCGGCCGGAACTTGTCGAGATGTTCGAAAAGTACGTCTACGGCCGAGTGCCGAACAATGCTCCGAAAGTGACGTGGACCGTCACAACAGTAGACCGAGAGATGATCGGCTTTACGCCGGTGGTCGCCAAGGACATTGTCGGCGTCGTCGATAACTCATCCGATCCCTCAATCAAGGTGAAGATCCACATGACGCTGGTTACCCCGACCCGGGCGAAGGGCTCGGTCCCGGTTTTGATGATGTTTGCCCGTGCGGGGTTCCCGGCGCCAAACGAGCCGACCGGCGATGAACTGGATCGCGTGAACACAGCATGGAAGGCGCTGCTGATCCGGCAGGATCCGTCGCTCAAAGAAGTCTTCGAGAATCATCCCGCGTGGCAGGCGGTGAAAGCCACGCCATTCCAACCCCCGCAGCTGAATGCCGACGGAGACCCTCCGAATACCTGGCAGCTTGTCGCGGCAGGCTGGGGTTTCGTATTGTTCGATCCGGCGAGCGTGCAGGCAGATGACGGCGCCGGGCTCAGGGCGGGAATTATCGGTCTGGTTAATCAGGGCAAGCCTCGCAAGCCAGAGGACTGGGGCGCTCTGCGCGCCTGGGCATGGGGCGCCGCCCGTGGACTTGATTACCTGGAGACTGATCCGGCGGTGGATGCAAAACATGTTGGCATTGAAGGGGTATCCCGCTATGGCAAAGCGGCGCTCGTGACGATGGCCTTCGATCAGCGGTTTGCGATGGTTCTGGTAGGGTCGTCGGGAAAGGGTGGTGCAACACTGCTGCGGCGCAACTTCGGCGAAGCGGTCGAGAGCCTCACCGGCAGCGAATACTATTGGATGGCAGGTAACTTCCTCAAGTACGGGGCGTCGGAGGCTACTTTCGGGAGCAGCACCCCTGGAGATATCCCGGTTGACTCCAACGAACTGATCGCGCTATGCGCGCCTCGTCCTACATTCATCAGCTACGGAATTCCTGAAAAGGGTGACGCGAAATGGCTCGATCATGAGGGCAGCTTTATGGCTGCCGTCGATGCGAGTCGAGTTTTTGTGCTGCTCGGAGCAAGAGGACTCGACGTTGGGGGCGACTATCACTCGGCGAAGATGCCGCCCTTCAACCAGGGCCTTCTGGAAGGAGAGCTTGCGTGGCGGCAACACGATGGAGGCCATACGGACGCACCCAACATGAAATATTTTATCCAGTGGGCCGGCAAGTATATCGGCACTCACCAGCCGCCTTCCTAG
- a CDS encoding dihydrolipoyl dehydrogenase family protein, with translation MESKDNKEFQANGALPSRASEQYDLVILGDGTGATLAAWTFASQGQRVAVVERKYVGGSCPNIACLPSKNIIHSARVSSYFRRGSEFGAIADRFHVDMLAVRTRKRTMVSGLNDVYLDNFKQNGAEFILGSGRFVGPKTLEVALGDGSTRRLRGTNVIVSTGTRSASNAIPGLAEAQPLTHIEALELDAVPGHLIVIGGGYVGLELSQAMRRFGSKVTVVDRNDRLLHSEDDDVTSALASLFMHEGIDTILNARLKHVSGKSGTAVTIVLEQGGIEKTLVGTHLLIAAGRRPNTENIGLETAGVELNDRGYIKVNERLETTAPGIWAIGEVAGTPQFTHVSVDDFRVVRDNLEGGNHVTTWRIIPRTLFTDPELARIGLTENEAKAQNIAYRLFKIPMERVLRAHTLSETRGFLKALVGVDNDLILGFTAFAVDAGEVMASVQTAMIAGLPYTALRDAIWSHPTLAEGLSPLFSSAPTLPTSS, from the coding sequence ATGGAATCCAAAGACAATAAGGAATTTCAAGCAAACGGTGCACTCCCAAGTCGCGCTTCGGAGCAATACGATCTAGTCATTTTAGGAGACGGAACGGGAGCGACGCTCGCTGCTTGGACATTCGCCAGCCAAGGACAGCGCGTCGCTGTGGTTGAGCGAAAGTACGTTGGGGGCTCATGCCCAAACATTGCCTGTCTTCCGAGCAAAAACATTATTCATAGCGCAAGAGTGTCGTCCTACTTCCGTCGAGGTAGTGAATTCGGTGCAATTGCCGATCGCTTCCACGTCGACATGCTGGCAGTGCGCACCCGAAAGCGGACTATGGTATCCGGCTTGAACGATGTATATCTCGATAACTTCAAGCAGAACGGAGCGGAATTCATTCTCGGGTCAGGACGTTTTGTAGGGCCGAAAACTCTAGAAGTCGCGCTTGGAGACGGTTCGACTCGCCGACTCCGGGGGACGAATGTGATCGTCAGCACGGGTACGAGGTCCGCCTCCAATGCGATACCGGGCCTCGCTGAGGCCCAGCCGTTGACGCACATCGAGGCGCTCGAACTGGATGCGGTGCCTGGACATCTTATTGTGATTGGCGGAGGCTATGTCGGACTGGAACTGTCGCAAGCAATGAGACGGTTCGGCAGCAAGGTAACGGTCGTTGATCGAAATGACCGTTTGTTGCACTCGGAAGACGACGATGTGACGAGTGCTCTTGCCAGCTTGTTCATGCACGAAGGCATCGACACAATTTTGAACGCGAGATTGAAGCATGTCTCTGGTAAATCAGGCACCGCGGTGACAATTGTTCTCGAGCAAGGTGGAATAGAAAAGACGCTAGTAGGCACTCATCTGCTTATTGCCGCAGGCCGACGTCCAAACACAGAAAATATTGGACTAGAGACAGCCGGGGTCGAGTTGAATGATCGCGGCTACATCAAGGTAAACGAGCGGCTCGAGACGACCGCACCGGGCATCTGGGCCATAGGCGAGGTGGCCGGAACTCCACAGTTCACCCATGTCAGCGTTGACGATTTTCGCGTCGTCCGCGACAACCTAGAAGGCGGCAATCACGTTACGACATGGAGAATAATCCCCCGCACTCTTTTTACGGACCCGGAGCTTGCACGGATCGGACTCACAGAGAATGAAGCCAAGGCGCAAAACATTGCTTATCGTTTGTTCAAAATCCCAATGGAGCGAGTCTTGCGTGCCCATACTCTCTCTGAGACCCGCGGATTTTTGAAGGCGCTGGTAGGAGTCGACAACGATTTAATTCTCGGCTTTACCGCCTTCGCTGTGGATGCCGGCGAGGTCATGGCATCTGTACAGACGGCGATGATCGCTGGGCTTCCCTATACCGCACTTCGCGATGCCATATGGTCCCACCCGACGCTTGCCGAGGGATTAAGTCCGCTGTTCTCGTCTGCGCCCACTTTGCCAACATCATCGTAA
- a CDS encoding class II fructose-bisphosphate aldolase produces MNDLRDVLEKTQSNGTAIGHFNISDWILLKAVFGSAYELKVPVIVGASEGERAFLGVAQLAATVRSLREKDGFPIFLNADHTHTLDSAIAAAKAGFDSVVYDLSALPFEENVKQTKQAVEALKSINPRILVEGEIGNIGTGSDIHESLPDRSLELSKPEEAMQFVESTGVDVLAPAVGNSHGMLQAMVQGDVRKHLDLSRIEAIKRASKSFLTLHGGSATEDSDLRSAIAAGINIIHINTELRVAWRKGLEEALALMPREIVPYKLLPFVEESVKQVVLARLRLFNQRQSASIAQ; encoded by the coding sequence GTGAACGACCTCAGGGACGTCTTGGAAAAGACGCAAAGCAATGGCACCGCCATCGGCCACTTCAACATTTCCGATTGGATCTTGCTCAAAGCTGTATTTGGGTCTGCTTACGAATTAAAGGTCCCAGTCATTGTCGGGGCATCCGAAGGGGAGCGCGCGTTCTTGGGTGTTGCTCAACTCGCTGCCACGGTCAGAAGTTTGCGAGAGAAGGATGGCTTTCCCATATTCCTCAACGCCGACCATACGCACACCCTAGATAGCGCCATAGCGGCGGCGAAAGCTGGATTCGATTCCGTTGTATATGACTTGTCCGCGTTGCCGTTTGAGGAGAACGTCAAGCAGACCAAACAGGCAGTCGAGGCGTTGAAATCAATCAACCCCAGGATCCTAGTGGAAGGAGAAATTGGAAATATTGGAACGGGTTCTGATATTCATGAATCGCTGCCAGATCGCTCACTGGAACTCTCCAAGCCGGAGGAAGCAATGCAGTTCGTGGAGAGCACAGGAGTCGATGTTCTCGCGCCGGCAGTGGGCAATAGCCACGGCATGCTACAAGCCATGGTGCAAGGAGATGTGAGAAAGCACCTCGACTTGAGTCGCATCGAAGCCATTAAGCGGGCATCCAAGAGCTTCCTTACGTTGCACGGCGGCTCCGCCACAGAAGACAGCGACCTGCGGAGCGCAATCGCTGCCGGAATCAACATCATCCACATCAACACCGAACTTCGGGTTGCATGGCGGAAAGGTTTAGAAGAGGCCCTCGCCCTAATGCCGCGGGAGATTGTTCCCTACAAACTGCTTCCGTTCGTAGAAGAGTCGGTGAAGCAAGTCGTTCTAGCGCGATTGCGACTATTCAATCAACGGCAATCGGCATCAATAGCCCAATAA